Part of the Paenibacillus sp. JNUCC32 genome is shown below.
GAGGTAATCGAAGCAGCCGGTTCGAAACCATATGGTTTTTCGAAATTTTCACCTGGTCCTGGCGTTGGTGGGCACTGTATACCAGTTGATCCTTTATACCTTCTATGGAAAGTACAGGATGGCGGGCTAAGCAGTTCCTTTATTGAATTGTCTGTAGACATTAATAGTAAAATGCCTGCATATATCGCTTCACAAATTAAAGCACATCTTCCCTCCTCAACTTTGAAGGGTGCACGGATATTAATTATAGGAATCACTTACAAAAAAGACATTAATGATATACGGGGGTCTGCTGCCCTTGAGATTATGCGCGAATTAAACCATAAAGGATGTTCTCTCGATTATCATGATCCATTTGTACCACAGATTACTTTAGATGGATCGGTATACCGTAGTATAGATCTTTCCAAGGCTAATCTCGTTAATACGGATTGCGTTATTATTGCTACTGATCATTCCCAGTTGCCAGTAGAATCCATTTTACAACATGCCCCATTAATATATGATACCCGGAATATAACCCAAGGTTTAAGTGGTAAAGCCAAAGTTGTCCGCTTAGGCGGGGGAAGGTAAGAAGAACATCAATGTAATATAACAAACCGCTCGTTTCCGTTAGGAAACGAGCGGTTTTGATTAACGTTACATAATCTAATCATACTTTTTATTTAAGTATACCTTTTAACATACACGGGGTCTCGATGATTTTTGTTTACTCTCTTATAAGTTCAGACATGGAAGACGGAGCACTTTGGAGGCTTTATCGTCTAGCACACTGTGGAGTCAATGTCGGCATTGAATGAGCAGGAGCTTTCCTCAGTTTCAACGCAGCATCAACAGATAATATACTAATTCCCGTTGCCTTCTGACTTCGTAATGAAAAGTTTTGCTCGCGGCTTTTGGAGACTGATTCAATTCTTAGGTAAAAATGTAGTACAAGCACTATCCCCCATTACAAAGATTATGCAGATAACAAACATCCGTAACAAAAAAAGACAGCGAATAGTTTCGCTGTCTCAAAACGTGCAAGAAGGTTGGACAATATTAAAATAGACCACGGACAAATTATTCATCGGTCTCCTCCATAAGCAGACGTTCTGCCAAAATAGCTGGTTTCTCCAATCGCTCTTGAATTAAAGGCCAATTCTCCTTTGTTGCCGTATGGATGACCATATCATAAGAAACATTTTTTATGGTTAAACCGCCGTGTTCGATCCCTGTACGGGGCAGTCCACAATTGTCATGAAAAGACACGACGCTTGCATTGTCAATTACCGTGTTGGAATAAACACTGGACAAACCCAAAATATCAAATGCGATATGAAATATAAGCCAAACGCTGGCTGGCGCAGCCGGAATCAAAGGGGAAATGATCCATCTTCCCCAATTGCCGGCTTGACCATCAATATCATAGATCGCGATGGTTCCGATCGGCACTCCCGAGAGAAGCTCAATGCAGAAGTAATAATCGCCCTCTCTATGAAAATATTCTTTCAACCATGCTTCATGCACAGCATAACGAGAGTCGATCTCTCCGATGTACTTCGATAACTCAGGGGACCTTCTTAGCTTGAAAATAAATTCGGCGTCGTCCATCGTAATCGGTCTTAATCGAATGCCGAAACGTTCAACGGTGATGTTGTGGTTCACGACTTCACCTCAATGATCCTGGCGATGTCATCCAAGCTTTGAATACCCGCTACTTCCCTGATGGAAAAGCGAACATCGAACTGCTCTTCAAGGCGAAGAATGAGCTCCATATGCTTTAAAGAATCCCAATTCGGCAATTCTTCCCGCCTAGGATTACCATGAGGCGGTATTGGTATGTTCAACACCTCGGATAAGATCGACCCAATTTGTTTGCGTATTTCCGTCATCGATTTACCTCCACTCTGGCAGGATGGTTCCCGCAAGCAGCTTTTACACGTGCATAGAGATCCCTAAGCGGCAGCTGTTCCGGCGAGCCCTCAACAAAACGCTTTATCCAGTCCAAGGCGGGGGCATTCCGCGGCCCCTGGGACATCTCAATGTGGATACGCTGCACTCCGCGATCCATCAATTTCTCCAAGATCCAGGCAAAGGCTACCGTTTCAATGTCACGTCCAAGCGCCCTGCAGCTAAAAAGCGTCTCGATGAGATGCGCTTGTTCGCCATTCAACCTGCATACAAAGGTGCCGATAATTCCGCTGTCTGACAGTATATCCGATAGGCCAACCGTAATCGTAACGTATTTGGAGGCGTCCATAACGTCATTTGCTTCATTTTCTGTCATACGCCTTAGAGCCAGGTTAAACTGATTTGTTTTATGACTTAGATCATACAGCCGCTTGACATGGGAAGCTTCATTCTCATAAATGGTAATGACCATGTTCAAGCTGTCTAAATAGGAATGGTAATCCGATGCTGTTTGCCTGATCTTCTCTCTTGCCTGATTGGCCTGGATATCCGTTGTTCGGGATACGGCAATGTCATCCCGGTGAAGTTGATACAATCCGGGAAAATGACATAAACCCAGCATCGTTTCTTCACCGTTTCGTTTGGCACGGAGAAGGCGTACCTCCGGTAGTGCTGCAGCCATCTTCACCAATTCCGCCGGATTGTCATCCACAAACAAGAAGGCAGACGGATCGATATTCAGTATTTGAGAGAGCCGATTCAGATTCTCTGCTTTTGTCTGCCAATTTGCACGAACAGCGGCAAAATCGTCCCATCTCAGCGGAAAATCGGTGCGTGCATTGAACAGTGCTTTAACATCTTCCTCCTCATTGCGGCTGCATAAGGTAAGCATTATTCCGGATTGTTTTAGTTGAAGCAGCAGCCTTTGCAACCGATGATGGCCTTCCGTTAACGTTACCCCTTCAGCTCCTTCTTCTCCCAGGACTCCGTGATATAGCGTATCATCTAGATCCAGTGCAATCGCTTTAAGCCTCGGAACCAAGGAAGCGGGCAAGAGCTGGACGCCAAGGTGACGGGAAATAATCGTTGTTGCCTGATTGGAAAATGGGTAGTTGCTGATTTCTTCGTTCCGATAATCATAGAAGGTTTCGGTGCCTTCATGGGCCAATTGGGCTAAATCGATCAGAACACAGCCCGTGTTGTTCTCAACCGCCCCCAACAAAAACGAATTTAACTTTCGGAACCATCCACGGTCGCTGGCACGGAAGCTGAGCACCCTATCGGCATCTTCCAAGGACTCCGGCCAGTTATTTATCCAGATCGGTTTATCCGTTACCATTCGCAGTTTAACGATCCGTTCATTCAGCCATTGTGCAGCTTCTTGTGCACTCATAGAGCGGGCGTAAATCCGCCAATCTAACCAGATGATATATACATCCGCCTGAGCTTCCCCTCCAATACCGGGCAGAGCGCTATCATAATCCGAGTAATCAAAACAGACATCAGCCTCCCATAATCCGCAAAACGGAGACATCAAATTGGCAACAAACTCAAAGGGCATCGTTCTGTCAACTCGTATTCGGAAGGTTCGAATGCTTGGAAGCTTCGGGCTTCCTGCAATCCGACTCCTGGAGGGAAGGGAGCACAGCAGAGAATCCGCTAAATCTAAACGGGTTAACACATGATTCATTCCTATACCTCCCTCCTGTTTTCAGAGCTTTGACCTGGCCATCATGCCAATGTTTCTGAAACTCCCGGATCCTATCCACTAAGCCATTGGCATTAATATAACCCGAGCTCTTTACCCCACACATTGATTCTTTCTAAATAATGATCTAATAAATGAACCGTCTTCAGATCCTCCACGCCCCAAAAAAGCTGCTGGAACAAGCTGCGTTCCAAAACGCGCTGCAAATAGGCCATTTTGTACAACGTAACCGGGTCCGTATCGAACCGGATTCCATATTTGAGCATTTCTGCGGCATATAAAGGCGCACAGCGTTCAATTACGGCATATTCGTCGCCTCTCCAGTCCTTGCGGTATGCAAAAAACACACCCATTAAATTAAACATATCGAACCAGCAAGGTGAGAAACGTGCACCTTCCCAATCGATAAACTTAATGTTCCAGTTCTCTTCGGCTACATTGTGGCAGCCGATATTCGGTGTTTGCAGATCATTGTGAATGATGCTTTTACCTGCCTGCAGAAGCTCGGGAAAATAAATAGGTCCCTTTTGTAACATGGTACGGACATTAACGTAGCTGGACTCCAGCCTCGCCTTTAATTCGGGACGTTCCATTGCCTTATCCAGATACTCTATAGTTTTTTGATGCGTCTTCTGGCGTTCTTGCGTTGAAATGGGGGAATCGTAAAGCGGGAGCCATTCCTCGAATGTTTCCCAATGACTATAAAAATTGTCGTTATAGGTTAGCGCGTGAAGTTTCGCCAAGGAAGGGATAATCCGGTCGAAATAATCAGGTGTAAAGATAACCTGACCCTTTACTTGAGGGACGAACTCCATGAACACCCATACATCATCACCATTCATACCTTCCACGATCAGATATATGTTAGGTATCAGATCCGATAAAATATGGGTTGCTTTTCGGTACATGTTTAACTCGATAAGTTTCTGTTCGTTCACGGGTGCTTTGAATATCTTTAAAATCATTGGATATTTTTGTCCGTTTGCCGTAATTTCGAGTTTCCAGATTGCACTCTTGAATGTTTCTTTCAAACACTCCATATTTCCGTCGTTCAAAACAACGGAAGATCCGAAATGTTTTGCAATCTGATCAGCGCATCCAAGCTCCCGCCACTTCAGACTTATATCGTTAAGAGGCGGGTTTGCCAATAAGGCTTGTGCATCCTCAAGCCCTTTATTATATCCATCTTCTTTTCCCTTTTTAAATCCATCCGCACGACCTTGCTCGAACCCTTCCGAATTTCCTGTTTTCACCATATCCGCGATCCTCCACTCCGTATTCCTTTTATATCCTATGTGGAGGACCTCCGACATGACATTAAAAAAACGCGATTTAACATTCCGTATACGCGATTTTACATCCTGCGAATAATTGGATCTTTATGCGGAAGGGCGCTGGATAAACATTGTAAAGCAGCGCAAAATAACCCGCAGAACACGCGGGTTAACCGTGTAGTATTCAACTTCGTATTCATAGGACCGAATGTTTCTAGCGCTAATAAAGCTCCAAATTTTTTCCTAAAACCTTGATTTTTTCTAAATACGCCGGCAGCAGCTTCGCCTCTTTTTTTCCGGTAACAGCCCAATTCAGCTGCAGATACAGTCCTTTCTCGAGTATTCGTTTTACAAATGCCATCTGATACAGTTTTAGTGGATCCGTATTAAAGATAACTCCGTGCTTTCTCATCTCATTCGAATATAATTGAACGCAGCGGCGGGTTATATCCTCTTCCTGATCCCCCCATTCTCGGCGGTATGCCAAGAAAACCCCGATCAAATTGACGAGATCAAACCAGCACGGGGCATATTTTGCGCCCTCCCAATCAATAAACTTGATTTTCCACGACTTCTCCTTAACATTGTTGGTCGCTATGTTTGCAGTGTGAAGATCTCCATGGATAATACAGCAGCCTTCATGAACGACCTCCGGGAAGTAATCAGGCCCTCTCTGCAGCAGGCCCTTCACGAGTGAGTAGTATGGATTAATCATATCTTTCAACTTGCTGTTTTTCATCGCTTCATCTAAATAAAATAAGGTTAACTTATTTATGTTTTTTCTTTCTTGTCTCATAACATTGGAATTATATCGAGGCAGCCAATCACCGAATAGTCCCTCAAATTGTATAAATCGTTCATCCATCGTAGAAGAGTGGAGCTTCGCTAATGTCGGAATGATTTTGTCAAAATGATCCGGATTATACTGAACTCGCCCTTTAAGAGGCTCAATGTATTCCATGAACACCCACAAATCGCGACCGTTCATATTTCGTTTGGTCTTATAGACTAGTGGCATGAACGGTTGAAGCACTTTTTTTCCTTTACGGTATATATTTTTCTCAACCCTGCTTTCCGGCCGGTCTTTTTTGAGCGCTTTCGAAATTTTAAGAATGACGGGAACGCGCTTTTGGTCATGTTCGATTTCAAGCTTCCATATGCTGCTTTTGTAGGAGTCTTTTAGGCATTCCATTTTCCGATGATTAAGCTTTACTCCCTTGCTAAAATATGGTTTGAATGATTCGGCAAATCCCATCTTACGCCATGTTCTTCGAATGAATCGCTTGTCTATGTTATGCGTTTGACCCACTTGCCCTCACTCCATTTTCATTTTTAACCATACTATGTCGAAAATAGATACTTGTCACTTTCATGCGCCTACCAACAAAAAGTATCTACGATCTATATAATTGGTAAGATGATAAAAGTGAATAACAAAGAGCGGTCCTCTTAGCAATATGAGTGATTATGCCCGAGAAGATCGCCCTATCTGTAATCATGGAGCTGTAGCAACAATATTCCCATCTTCATAACCTTTCGCAAATCCGGCTTTAAAATCTTCCATGTAGGAATGATCATACCCTTTGTCATGGATTTGGTGGGATAAAGGCCGGGATCTGCCGGCCTCAGACCTGGAGCTGTAGCGGCCACCGGCTCGATGGCGCTTGACTGGCTTGCCATGGCGGCGTTTAGTACCTGATGACTTCAGGCTTCTCAGCCCTTTGGCGAATGACTTCTTCCGTGCCATGGGTGAAGCCTTACGATGATTCCTGACCGTTAATGCCGTGTTCATGCCGAATCCTCCTGCAAGGTTCAATTCGTAGCTTCTAACCCGGCCTCATTGTAAAACAGCTGGCACTCGGATGTTATCCAGGGCGATGCCGGACAGCCTAATTTGTACCGATTTAACGGAATGCCTGTCAACATTTCAGCCATCACGGATTGATAGCCGACAAGCAGCCGAATATTCTCCGCAAGCGTGCGCGCGGTTGTTTCAGAATGTGCCGTAACCTCTGCGATACTTTCCAAAATACTTGCCAGCGCTTGCTGACTTCTAGCAATGGATGATACCATAGCAATCTTGGCCTCATGTTCCCGTTGTATGCGCGCGATCATGAGTCCGTATCTCCGAAATCGAATGCATCAAATCCCATGGCATCATCTTGTTCAGCATCCGTTCCGAGAATAATCCGCAGATTTCGGCACAGACCGGAGCCTATTTTCGTCAAGCCCTCGATTTGCTCGACAATTTGCTCGTGAATGGATAACGAATCCTTCAACTCTCCCTTGGAACGAGGATATTGAGTCAAGACCCATTGACAAACCTTTTCGGCTTCTACCGCTTTCCCTTGAAGAATGAGATAGGTATTATATTGAATAGTCACGGATGCATCGAGAATCCGCATGAACGATTCCTCTTTACTCACATACATTCCCCCTTAACCAACGAAGTCGGATCCCATTATTCTTCGCCTTGCTCGTTCGCTCTAAGCTCTTTCATTACGATTTCCAAACTGTCTGCCGATGTTTGTTGCAGGTCGGCCATGGCGTTCAAATAAGCAGCAATGCTGCTATTGACTTGTTCCACCTGGGATCCTGACGACCGGCCACCTAATAATTGTCCCCCTAACGATGGTCCTCCTAACGATGATCCTCCTCGTGAATTCGGTTCTTCGGAGGCTTGGATTTCATGATTCGGTAAGGAATGTATAATTTGAGCCATGCGGACTGCTGCATGACGCTGAGCTTCTAGAATGCGCGCTAATTGCTGCTGGGAGTGCGATAGGTATTCGACCATATCATCTATTTTTTTCTCCACGACATAACTCTCCTTCGCTCATCATATTTTTCAACATATGCTTCGACAAGCTTCCTGGTGCCATGAATAATGCCATCCTTCGAATCAAGTGAATAGATCCTTAGCCGGCAGCATCGTTCTATATTGCTGCGGAACTCGCCCTAACCATTCGCTTATGCTTTCCTGTATTGATGGAAGCCCCTCATCTAGTCCTCCAACCTCCGTTAACAGCTCGGGGCGGAACAGAGCACAGCACGCATTTAACCGGTTATGGATATCCGCTTCGTCCCCGGGTACGGGGGTTCCTGACTGTGAAAAACTAACGCAAACCGTTTTGATAGCGGGTGCATGTTCCAGCTCATCCATCAGACCGCCGATCCAGTTATCCATAACAGGTGTACAGCCATATAGAATAACTAACTTCTTCCCATGTGCAGCACGAAGTGCCTTATTAAGAACAACCGCTATGCCTTGA
Proteins encoded:
- a CDS encoding phosphotransferase, encoding MVKTGNSEGFEQGRADGFKKGKEDGYNKGLEDAQALLANPPLNDISLKWRELGCADQIAKHFGSSVVLNDGNMECLKETFKSAIWKLEITANGQKYPMILKIFKAPVNEQKLIELNMYRKATHILSDLIPNIYLIVEGMNGDDVWVFMEFVPQVKGQVIFTPDYFDRIIPSLAKLHALTYNDNFYSHWETFEEWLPLYDSPISTQERQKTHQKTIEYLDKAMERPELKARLESSYVNVRTMLQKGPIYFPELLQAGKSIIHNDLQTPNIGCHNVAEENWNIKFIDWEGARFSPCWFDMFNLMGVFFAYRKDWRGDEYAVIERCAPLYAAEMLKYGIRFDTDPVTLYKMAYLQRVLERSLFQQLFWGVEDLKTVHLLDHYLERINVWGKELGLY
- a CDS encoding acyl carrier protein translates to MTEIRKQIGSILSEVLNIPIPPHGNPRREELPNWDSLKHMELILRLEEQFDVRFSIREVAGIQSLDDIARIIEVKS
- a CDS encoding HAD-IIIC family phosphatase — its product is MNHVLTRLDLADSLLCSLPSRSRIAGSPKLPSIRTFRIRVDRTMPFEFVANLMSPFCGLWEADVCFDYSDYDSALPGIGGEAQADVYIIWLDWRIYARSMSAQEAAQWLNERIVKLRMVTDKPIWINNWPESLEDADRVLSFRASDRGWFRKLNSFLLGAVENNTGCVLIDLAQLAHEGTETFYDYRNEEISNYPFSNQATTIISRHLGVQLLPASLVPRLKAIALDLDDTLYHGVLGEEGAEGVTLTEGHHRLQRLLLQLKQSGIMLTLCSRNEEEDVKALFNARTDFPLRWDDFAAVRANWQTKAENLNRLSQILNIDPSAFLFVDDNPAELVKMAAALPEVRLLRAKRNGEETMLGLCHFPGLYQLHRDDIAVSRTTDIQANQAREKIRQTASDYHSYLDSLNMVITIYENEASHVKRLYDLSHKTNQFNLALRRMTENEANDVMDASKYVTITVGLSDILSDSGIIGTFVCRLNGEQAHLIETLFSCRALGRDIETVAFAWILEKLMDRGVQRIHIEMSQGPRNAPALDWIKRFVEGSPEQLPLRDLYARVKAACGNHPARVEVNR
- a CDS encoding glycosyltransferase family 2 protein, yielding MKRRGTRIRTSLSATLPKADPVEGRKDGFIVGYSYGVQHGQKNGASSFEGISIIIPIHDPNEDAIGKIRRIEALTPHPYELLIADAGSSEGTRQYVRGRIGAVRHIMESSGQGIAVVLNKALRAAHGKKLVILYGCTPVMDNWIGGLMDELEHAPAIKTVCVSFSQSGTPVPGDEADIHNRLNACCALFRPELLTEVGGLDEGLPSIQESISEWLGRVPQQYRTMLPAKDLFT
- a CDS encoding aminoglycoside phosphotransferase family protein, with the translated sequence MGFAESFKPYFSKGVKLNHRKMECLKDSYKSSIWKLEIEHDQKRVPVILKISKALKKDRPESRVEKNIYRKGKKVLQPFMPLVYKTKRNMNGRDLWVFMEYIEPLKGRVQYNPDHFDKIIPTLAKLHSSTMDERFIQFEGLFGDWLPRYNSNVMRQERKNINKLTLFYLDEAMKNSKLKDMINPYYSLVKGLLQRGPDYFPEVVHEGCCIIHGDLHTANIATNNVKEKSWKIKFIDWEGAKYAPCWFDLVNLIGVFLAYRREWGDQEEDITRRCVQLYSNEMRKHGVIFNTDPLKLYQMAFVKRILEKGLYLQLNWAVTGKKEAKLLPAYLEKIKVLGKNLELY
- a CDS encoding GNAT family N-acetyltransferase, with protein sequence MNHNITVERFGIRLRPITMDDAEFIFKLRRSPELSKYIGEIDSRYAVHEAWLKEYFHREGDYYFCIELLSGVPIGTIAIYDIDGQAGNWGRWIISPLIPAAPASVWLIFHIAFDILGLSSVYSNTVIDNASVVSFHDNCGLPRTGIEHGGLTIKNVSYDMVIHTATKENWPLIQERLEKPAILAERLLMEETDE